Proteins encoded together in one Falco biarmicus isolate bFalBia1 chromosome 4, bFalBia1.pri, whole genome shotgun sequence window:
- the MED9 gene encoding mediator of RNA polymerase II transcription subunit 9, which translates to MASGGAAARAAEEPPPPEPPAEQKPPPPPPAQEEFSFLPLVHDIIKCMDKDSQDVHQVLNELKNKFQEMRKLISSMPGIGVSPEQQQQQLQNLREQVRTKNELLQKYKSLCMFEIPKE; encoded by the exons ATGGCCTcggggggcgccgccgcccgcgccgccgaggagccgccgccgcccgagCCGCCCGCCGAGCAgaagccgccgccgccgccgcccgcgcagGAGGAGTTCTCCTTCCTGCCGCTCGTCCACGACATCATCAAATG catgGACAAGGACAGCCAGGATGTTCACCAGGTGCTGAATGAGCTCAAGAACAAGTTCCAGGAGATGAGGAAGCTGATCAGCTCCATGCCTGGCATCGGTGTgagcccagagcagcagcagcagcagctgcagaacctGCGGGAGCAGGTCCGGACCAAAAATGAACTGCTGCAGAAGTACAAGAGCCTTTGCATGTTTGAAATTCCCAAAGAATAG